A window from Cumulibacter manganitolerans encodes these proteins:
- a CDS encoding ABC transporter permease, with amino-acid sequence MGELWSDLGTYVPNNSAIILTALGQHLWLSLLPVVIGFAVALPLGYLAHRFGWSYPVLIGAASVFYTIPSLAVFVALPTLIGTSIISPLNVVIALSLYTAALMVRTVADGLASVPLATAQAADAMGYSSLRRLVAVDLPIALPEIFGGLRVATVSNVSLVNVGALIGVGGLGALMTDGFRRGFAAPIVVSILLSLAVALLADLLLVLLQRLLTPWDRARRTTRPTGAVVRA; translated from the coding sequence ATGGGTGAGCTGTGGAGCGACCTGGGCACCTACGTGCCCAACAACTCCGCGATCATCCTGACCGCGCTCGGGCAGCACCTCTGGCTGTCGCTGCTCCCGGTCGTGATCGGCTTCGCCGTCGCCCTCCCGCTCGGCTACCTGGCGCATCGCTTCGGGTGGAGCTACCCCGTGCTGATCGGCGCGGCCAGCGTCTTCTACACGATCCCCTCGCTGGCCGTCTTCGTCGCGCTGCCGACGCTGATCGGCACGTCCATCATCTCGCCGCTCAACGTGGTCATCGCGCTGAGCCTCTACACCGCCGCGCTGATGGTGCGCACCGTCGCCGACGGCCTGGCCTCGGTGCCGCTCGCGACCGCCCAGGCGGCCGACGCGATGGGCTACTCCTCGCTGCGCCGGCTCGTCGCGGTCGACCTGCCGATCGCGCTGCCGGAGATCTTCGGCGGCCTGCGGGTCGCCACCGTCTCCAACGTCAGCCTCGTCAACGTGGGAGCGCTGATCGGGGTCGGCGGCCTCGGCGCGCTGATGACCGACGGCTTCCGCCGCGGGTTCGCGGCACCGATCGTCGTGTCGATCCTGCTGTCACTCGCGGTCGCGCTGCTGGCCGACCTCCTGCTGGTGCTGCTGCAGCGGCTGCTCACCCCGTGGGACCGCGCGCGACGGACGACGCGGCCCACCGGGGCGGTGGTACGCGCATGA